The Lysinibacillus pakistanensis genome includes a window with the following:
- a CDS encoding adenine deaminase C-terminal domain-containing protein: MDPVWKITKLRQQLAVIDGKKAPDIVLKNARYLHSMLKQWVVGNIWILGDRIVYAGDRMPPFIEGTEVVDCTNKTIVPGYIEPHVHPFQLYHPQSFADFCGQLGTTAFISDNLSFVLSLENKKAFSILNDLKKLPFSFYWWTRFDSQTEMEQEEEIFSNTSILEWLERDDVLLGGELTGWPRLLHGDDQMLYRMQMAKGYGKKIEGHFPGASERTLARMKLLGADGDHEAMTVEEVERRIMQGYAVTLRHSSIRPDLPHLLKGIVEKGLPIFDHLMMTTDGSTPSFHQDGVMDKCIQAALDAGVSPIDAYQMATYNVARYYNMSSLHGFIATGRFASLNILQDEWHPVPESVLSKGVWLKRDGQRVHKFAAIDYSALPAFNLGFSLNSHDFQFSMPFGIELVNDVITKPYNSLVTREGQLADHDECYLMLINRDGNWHVNTMIKGFATSVQGFASSYSNTGDILLIGKNKEDMIKAFEEMKAMQGGIVLVEKGEVIASIPLTIGGLLFDGDVEELTNKELALKQALAERGYRLGDAIYTLLFLQSTHLPYIRITPKGIFDVMKKKLLLPAVMR, translated from the coding sequence ATGGATCCAGTATGGAAAATTACAAAATTACGCCAACAATTAGCGGTAATTGATGGTAAAAAGGCACCGGATATTGTGTTAAAAAATGCACGTTATTTACATAGTATGCTCAAACAATGGGTAGTAGGGAACATTTGGATTTTAGGAGATCGAATTGTCTATGCTGGCGACAGAATGCCTCCTTTTATAGAGGGGACAGAGGTGGTTGATTGTACGAATAAAACAATTGTACCAGGCTATATTGAACCTCACGTCCATCCATTCCAGCTCTATCATCCACAATCTTTTGCTGATTTTTGTGGACAACTAGGTACAACAGCTTTTATTTCTGATAATTTAAGTTTTGTTTTATCTTTAGAAAATAAGAAAGCGTTTTCAATATTGAATGACTTGAAAAAGCTTCCGTTTTCTTTTTACTGGTGGACACGCTTTGATTCACAAACTGAGATGGAGCAGGAGGAAGAAATTTTCTCTAATACATCAATCTTAGAATGGTTAGAGCGGGATGATGTTTTACTTGGAGGAGAGTTAACAGGCTGGCCAAGATTGTTGCATGGGGATGACCAAATGCTTTATCGTATGCAAATGGCTAAAGGCTACGGCAAAAAAATAGAAGGCCATTTTCCAGGGGCTTCAGAAAGAACTTTAGCCCGTATGAAACTACTTGGGGCAGATGGTGATCATGAGGCAATGACAGTGGAGGAAGTGGAAAGACGTATTATGCAGGGATATGCTGTGACACTACGTCATTCTTCGATTCGCCCAGATTTACCACATCTCTTAAAAGGAATTGTAGAAAAAGGGCTTCCTATTTTTGATCATTTAATGATGACAACAGACGGTTCAACGCCTTCCTTCCATCAGGATGGTGTGATGGATAAATGTATTCAAGCAGCTTTAGATGCAGGTGTCTCACCAATAGATGCCTATCAAATGGCTACTTATAATGTTGCACGCTATTACAATATGTCTAGCTTACATGGTTTTATCGCGACAGGACGATTTGCTTCCTTGAATATATTACAAGATGAATGGCATCCAGTTCCTGAAAGCGTATTATCCAAAGGTGTCTGGTTAAAACGTGATGGACAGCGTGTGCATAAATTTGCTGCTATAGATTATTCAGCTCTTCCAGCGTTTAATTTAGGATTTTCATTAAATTCCCATGACTTCCAGTTTTCAATGCCATTTGGAATTGAGCTTGTGAACGATGTTATTACAAAACCATATAATTCCCTAGTTACTAGGGAAGGGCAGCTAGCTGATCATGATGAGTGTTATTTAATGCTTATTAATAGAGACGGCAATTGGCACGTAAATACGATGATCAAAGGCTTTGCGACTAGTGTTCAAGGCTTTGCCTCTTCCTACTCCAATACAGGTGATATTTTACTTATTGGAAAAAATAAAGAGGATATGATAAAAGCCTTTGAGGAAATGAAAGCGATGCAGGGAGGCATTGTCCTTGTAGAAAAGGGAGAAGTAATTGCTTCTATTCCTTTAACAATAGGTGGTCTACTTTTTGATGGAGATGTAGAGGAGCTAACAAATAAAGAACTAGCTTTAAAACAAGCATTAGCTGAGCGTGGTTATCGACTAGGTGATGCAATCTATACTTTGTTATTTTTACAATCTACACATTTACCT
- a CDS encoding YgaP-like transmembrane domain has translation MMQQANLSEKNAFCRFAMGTGMTAFGIARASRNPNCTGGRLMIALGAMKMAEGIFKYCPTKALLSSNMQNAVNSSMQSMLGGQNSMSSNQSMTSNQSMSSEQIGKLMKDFSSAISGNSSGSSATASKQSDASTSNQNSSDSKNSTTKAQNPS, from the coding sequence ATGATGCAACAAGCTAATTTAAGTGAAAAAAATGCCTTCTGTCGCTTTGCCATGGGTACAGGTATGACGGCATTTGGTATCGCTAGGGCTTCAAGAAATCCTAACTGTACGGGCGGTCGATTAATGATTGCATTAGGTGCTATGAAAATGGCTGAGGGTATCTTTAAGTATTGCCCGACAAAAGCTTTACTGAGTTCCAATATGCAAAATGCCGTGAATAGCTCTATGCAAAGTATGCTCGGTGGACAAAATTCTATGTCATCTAATCAATCTATGACATCTAATCAATCCATGTCATCCGAGCAAATCGGCAAGCTCATGAAGGATTTCTCCTCTGCCATATCTGGTAATTCGTCAGGATCAAGCGCAACTGCTTCAAAGCAATCTGACGCCAGCACTTCAAATCAAAATTCCTCAGACAGTAAAAATTCTACAACTAAAGCACAAAATCCTTCTTAG
- the purD gene encoding phosphoribosylamine--glycine ligase, with amino-acid sequence MNVLVIGSGGREHAIAKQFNNSPSVRKVFVAPGNDGMRGDAEVVAIDTMDFAGLAQFAKENAVDLTFVGPEQPLAEGIVDFFIARGLRVFGPTKEAAQIESSKSYAKDIMNKYNIPTAAHETFTEADKAITYIKEQGAPIVIKADGLAAGKGVVVAMTEEEAIEAVQDMIGNQRFGESSSRVVIEEFLDGEEFSFMSFVHKGQIYPMVIAQDHKRAYDGDKGPNTGGMGAYSPVPQISQEIVDVAYKTIVEPTVQGMESDGVSFTGILYAGLILTKNGPKVIEFNARFGDPETQVVLPRMVSDFGDFMMALMDEKPFDLQWSEDAMLGVVIAAEGYPGDVEKGHALPILENLSASHAVFHAGSKLVDDKFVGNGGRVLLVGAKASTLKEAQEKVYEGIATENWNNFFYRKDIGWRTFK; translated from the coding sequence ATGAATGTATTAGTAATCGGAAGCGGTGGCCGTGAGCATGCTATCGCTAAACAATTTAATAATTCCCCATCTGTGCGTAAGGTATTTGTTGCACCTGGCAATGATGGTATGCGAGGCGATGCAGAGGTAGTTGCTATTGATACGATGGATTTTGCAGGCTTGGCACAATTTGCAAAAGAAAATGCAGTAGATTTGACTTTTGTTGGCCCTGAGCAACCACTTGCTGAAGGGATTGTAGATTTCTTTATTGCTCGTGGTTTACGTGTATTTGGTCCAACAAAAGAAGCAGCACAAATCGAAAGCAGTAAATCATATGCAAAGGATATTATGAATAAATACAATATCCCAACAGCGGCTCACGAAACGTTTACAGAAGCAGATAAGGCTATCACATACATTAAAGAACAAGGCGCACCAATTGTAATAAAAGCGGATGGCTTAGCCGCTGGTAAAGGTGTGGTTGTTGCCATGACAGAGGAGGAGGCCATTGAAGCTGTTCAGGATATGATTGGGAATCAACGTTTTGGTGAATCATCCTCTCGAGTTGTTATCGAGGAATTCTTAGATGGTGAAGAATTCTCATTTATGTCATTCGTCCATAAAGGTCAGATTTATCCGATGGTTATTGCTCAGGATCATAAGCGAGCATATGATGGCGATAAAGGTCCTAATACAGGTGGAATGGGTGCTTATTCACCAGTACCCCAAATTTCACAAGAGATAGTGGACGTAGCTTATAAAACAATAGTTGAGCCAACTGTTCAAGGGATGGAATCAGACGGTGTATCTTTTACTGGAATTTTATATGCAGGGCTCATATTAACAAAAAATGGTCCAAAGGTGATTGAGTTTAATGCACGCTTTGGAGATCCAGAAACACAAGTCGTTTTACCACGTATGGTTTCTGATTTTGGTGATTTTATGATGGCTTTAATGGATGAAAAACCCTTTGATTTACAATGGTCAGAGGATGCAATGCTCGGTGTTGTAATTGCTGCTGAAGGATATCCAGGGGATGTAGAAAAAGGGCATGCATTACCTATTTTAGAGAATCTATCTGCTTCACATGCCGTATTCCATGCAGGGTCAAAGCTTGTAGATGATAAATTTGTTGGTAACGGTGGGCGAGTTTTATTAGTTGGAGCAAAAGCATCTACTCTAAAAGAAGCGCAAGAAAAGGTATATGAAGGTATTGCAACTGAAAATTGGAACAATTTCTTCTATCGTAAAGATATCGGTTGGCGAACATTTAAATAA
- the purH gene encoding bifunctional phosphoribosylaminoimidazolecarboxamide formyltransferase/IMP cyclohydrolase: protein MTKRALISVSNKDGILEFAKELVALGYEILSTGGTKKMLQDNHVAVTAVDEVTKFPEILDGRVKTLNPMIHGGLLGKFDDASHQAQMNEHGIEPIEIVCVNLYPFVETISKPNVTWDDAIENIDIGGPTMLRSAAKNHQYVTVIVDSNDYANVLEELKADGTTTIETRRKLAAKVFRHTAAYDSYISNYLTEEEFPESLTMTYELKQNLRYGENPHQKAAFYQKRLGSDFSLAYATQLHGKELSYNNIQDGNAALQIVKEFEMPAAVAVKHMNPCGVGTGVTLEEAFDKAYEADPVSIFGGIIALNMEVDAATAEKLSHIFLEIIIAPAFTQEALDILTQKKNIRLLTIPFEQVKQDNFNVVSVEGGLLVQEPDRYGFANADIKVVTDREPTAQEWEALQLGWSVVKHVKSNAIVVTDSQMTLGVGAGQMNRVGAAKIAFEQAGEKAKGAALASDAFFPMSDTVEAAAAAGITAIIQPGGSIKDQDSIDKANEYGITMVFTGVRHFKH from the coding sequence GTGACAAAACGTGCATTAATCAGTGTTTCCAATAAAGATGGTATTTTAGAATTTGCAAAAGAACTAGTAGCATTAGGTTATGAAATTTTATCAACTGGTGGTACAAAAAAAATGTTACAGGACAATCATGTTGCCGTAACAGCAGTTGATGAAGTAACTAAATTCCCTGAAATATTAGATGGTCGTGTAAAAACATTAAACCCAATGATTCACGGTGGTCTATTAGGTAAGTTTGATGATGCTTCTCATCAAGCGCAAATGAATGAGCATGGAATTGAGCCAATTGAGATTGTTTGTGTCAATCTTTATCCGTTCGTTGAAACAATTTCAAAGCCTAATGTAACATGGGATGATGCTATCGAGAATATTGATATCGGTGGTCCAACAATGTTACGTTCTGCAGCAAAAAACCATCAATATGTCACAGTAATTGTGGATAGCAATGACTATGCAAATGTATTAGAGGAACTAAAAGCAGACGGCACAACAACAATTGAAACGCGTCGTAAGCTAGCTGCAAAGGTTTTCCGTCACACAGCTGCCTATGATTCCTATATATCAAACTATTTAACTGAAGAAGAGTTTCCTGAGAGCTTAACAATGACATATGAATTAAAACAAAACTTGCGTTATGGTGAAAATCCTCATCAAAAAGCAGCATTCTATCAAAAACGTCTTGGCTCTGATTTCTCATTAGCCTATGCAACTCAATTACATGGTAAAGAATTATCTTACAATAATATCCAAGATGGCAATGCAGCTTTGCAAATTGTAAAAGAGTTTGAAATGCCTGCAGCAGTTGCAGTAAAACATATGAACCCTTGTGGTGTTGGTACAGGTGTAACATTAGAGGAAGCATTTGATAAAGCATACGAAGCAGACCCTGTATCTATATTTGGTGGTATTATCGCATTAAACATGGAAGTGGATGCAGCAACGGCTGAAAAATTGAGTCATATTTTCTTAGAAATTATTATTGCACCAGCCTTTACTCAAGAAGCCCTTGATATTTTAACGCAAAAGAAAAATATTCGTTTGTTAACAATTCCTTTTGAGCAAGTAAAACAAGATAATTTTAATGTAGTATCTGTAGAAGGTGGACTTCTTGTTCAAGAGCCGGATCGTTACGGCTTTGCTAATGCAGATATCAAAGTAGTAACGGATCGTGAACCAACAGCACAAGAATGGGAAGCATTACAGCTTGGCTGGTCAGTTGTTAAACATGTTAAATCAAATGCAATTGTCGTAACAGATTCTCAAATGACGCTTGGTGTTGGTGCAGGTCAGATGAATCGTGTTGGTGCAGCTAAAATTGCCTTTGAGCAAGCTGGCGAAAAAGCAAAGGGTGCTGCATTAGCATCTGATGCATTCTTCCCAATGAGTGATACAGTGGAAGCAGCTGCGGCAGCTGGTATTACGGCAATTATTCAACCAGGCGGCTCCATTAAAGATCAGGATTCTATTGATAAAGCAAATGAGTATGGTATTACAATGGTATTTACTGGTGTACGCCACTTTAAGCATTAA
- the purN gene encoding phosphoribosylglycinamide formyltransferase, with the protein MTAPAKIAVFASGSGSNFQAIQEAIERGELHAKVELVVTDRPGAFVVTRAENFSIPVLALNPKEFASKADYETAIINALQECNVEWIVLAGYMRLISEVLLSAFPQRIVNIHPSLLPAFPGKDAIGQAMEHGVKITGVTVHFVDEGMDTGPIIAQAAVAVIDGDREATEVAIHKQEHVLYTKALQQLLK; encoded by the coding sequence ATGACTGCACCAGCCAAGATTGCCGTTTTTGCCTCAGGCAGTGGTAGCAATTTTCAGGCCATTCAAGAGGCGATTGAACGTGGTGAGTTACATGCAAAGGTTGAGCTTGTTGTAACAGACAGGCCTGGCGCATTTGTAGTAACACGTGCCGAGAATTTTAGTATTCCAGTCCTAGCTTTAAATCCAAAAGAGTTTGCTTCAAAAGCAGATTACGAGACAGCTATTATCAATGCTTTACAGGAATGTAATGTGGAATGGATTGTGCTCGCCGGTTATATGCGACTGATTAGTGAAGTATTACTTTCAGCATTTCCACAACGTATCGTGAATATCCATCCGTCATTATTACCAGCTTTCCCAGGTAAGGATGCGATTGGGCAAGCGATGGAACATGGAGTCAAGATAACAGGTGTAACTGTGCATTTTGTAGACGAAGGTATGGACACAGGTCCTATTATTGCACAAGCAGCAGTTGCTGTTATTGATGGTGATCGTGAGGCAACAGAAGTGGCTATTCATAAGCAAGAGCATGTACTATATACGAAAGCTTTACAGCAATTATTAAAGTAA
- the purM gene encoding phosphoribosylformylglycinamidine cyclo-ligase, with protein sequence MSKAYEQAGVNIEAGYEAVKRMKSHVERTNRLGVMGTFGGFGGMFDLSELNLKEPVLISGTDGVGTKLKLAFMVDKHDTIGVDCVAMCVNDIVAQGAEPLYFLDYVALGKAEPAKIEQIVKGVADGCVQSGAALIGGETAEMPGLYEEDEYDLAGFAVGACEKSAIVTGEKIVEGDVLVGIASSGVHSNGYSLVRKIVFADNDYAVDAIVTGYEDLGPIGEALLVPTKLYAKPVLAALKAADVHGCAHVTGGGFYENLPRMMPKGLATEIDLGSWPVLRIFEFLKDKGQLEDKDLYNVFNMGIGFVLAVPADEADKVIATVEANGEKAYKIGRVVSGEGVVFNGLHDGSLV encoded by the coding sequence GTGTCAAAAGCATATGAACAAGCAGGTGTAAATATTGAAGCAGGCTATGAAGCAGTAAAACGAATGAAGTCTCACGTTGAACGCACAAACCGTCTAGGTGTGATGGGAACGTTCGGTGGCTTTGGCGGTATGTTTGACTTGTCAGAACTAAATCTTAAGGAGCCTGTTCTTATTTCAGGTACAGATGGTGTTGGGACAAAGCTTAAGCTAGCTTTTATGGTGGATAAGCACGATACGATTGGTGTAGACTGCGTGGCTATGTGTGTGAATGATATTGTGGCACAGGGTGCTGAACCATTGTATTTTTTAGATTACGTTGCCCTTGGTAAAGCTGAACCAGCGAAAATTGAACAAATTGTCAAAGGTGTTGCAGATGGCTGTGTACAATCTGGTGCAGCATTAATCGGTGGCGAGACAGCAGAAATGCCAGGTCTTTATGAAGAGGATGAGTATGATTTAGCAGGTTTTGCAGTAGGTGCATGTGAAAAATCAGCAATCGTAACAGGTGAAAAAATCGTAGAGGGTGATGTGCTTGTTGGTATAGCTTCAAGTGGAGTGCATTCAAACGGTTATTCATTAGTACGAAAAATTGTTTTTGCGGATAATGACTATGCAGTAGATGCAATTGTGACAGGCTACGAGGATCTTGGCCCTATTGGAGAAGCTTTGTTAGTGCCAACAAAATTATATGCTAAACCAGTTCTTGCAGCTTTAAAAGCAGCAGACGTTCATGGCTGTGCACATGTAACAGGCGGTGGCTTTTATGAAAATCTTCCTCGCATGATGCCAAAGGGATTAGCAACTGAAATTGACTTAGGTTCATGGCCAGTATTACGTATTTTTGAGTTTTTGAAAGATAAAGGCCAGCTTGAGGATAAGGATCTATATAATGTCTTTAACATGGGCATTGGCTTTGTTTTAGCAGTTCCAGCAGATGAAGCTGATAAAGTAATTGCTACTGTGGAAGCAAATGGTGAAAAAGCATACAAAATCGGTCGTGTTGTGAGCGGCGAGGGTGTTGTATTTAATGGCTTACATGATGGGAGTTTAGTGTAA
- the purF gene encoding amidophosphoribosyltransferase: protein MLAELRGLNEECGVFGIWGNPNPAHLSYYGLHALQHRGQEGAGIVVSDGQHLRAVKGEGLVNDVFNEDKLKAVNGKAAIAHVRYTTAGGGGIENVQPLLFHSSTGSLSIAHNGNLVNATHLKQYLERQGSIFHSSSDTEVLAHLIKKSSHSPFRAKVKNALSLLKGAYSFLIMTKDEMLVARDPHGLRPLSLGKLGDGWVVASETCAFDLIGAEFVRSVEPGELLIITDEGVKSDRFAEMDKRAMCAMEYVYLARPDSDIDGINVHMARKRMGKQLARECAHIEADVVTGVPDSSISAAIGFAEESGIPYELGLIKNRYVGRTFIQPTQELRERGVKMKLSPVVQVVKGKRVVMVDDSIVRGTTSRRIVKMLKDAGAAEVHVVISSPPMTDPCYYGIDTSTHEELIASSHNVDEIREAIGADTLTFLSVEGMVETIARPYEDENRGLCLACFTGKYPTEIFPDTILPHEKELLR from the coding sequence ATGCTTGCTGAACTCAGAGGCTTAAACGAAGAATGTGGGGTGTTTGGCATTTGGGGTAACCCAAATCCAGCACACCTTAGCTATTACGGGCTTCATGCTCTTCAACACCGTGGACAAGAAGGTGCTGGAATCGTTGTTTCAGACGGTCAGCATCTTCGCGCGGTGAAAGGCGAAGGACTAGTGAATGATGTATTCAACGAAGATAAATTAAAGGCAGTGAACGGCAAAGCGGCTATTGCGCATGTTCGTTATACGACTGCTGGTGGTGGCGGTATTGAAAACGTACAGCCATTATTATTCCACTCCTCAACTGGTAGCCTTTCAATTGCCCATAACGGTAACTTAGTCAATGCGACACATTTAAAACAGTATTTAGAGCGACAAGGGAGTATTTTCCATTCTAGCTCTGATACGGAAGTGCTGGCGCATCTTATTAAGAAAAGCTCGCATTCACCATTCCGTGCGAAGGTGAAAAATGCCCTTTCTTTATTAAAGGGTGCGTATTCTTTTTTAATTATGACAAAGGATGAAATGCTTGTTGCACGTGATCCACATGGTTTACGTCCACTTTCTCTTGGAAAGCTAGGAGATGGCTGGGTGGTAGCTTCTGAAACTTGTGCATTTGATTTAATCGGCGCAGAATTTGTTCGTTCTGTTGAGCCTGGTGAATTATTAATTATCACCGATGAAGGTGTAAAGTCAGATCGTTTTGCAGAGATGGATAAACGTGCCATGTGTGCAATGGAGTATGTTTATTTAGCCCGTCCTGACTCAGACATTGATGGGATTAATGTTCATATGGCACGAAAACGTATGGGGAAACAGCTTGCTCGTGAATGTGCACATATTGAGGCTGATGTTGTAACAGGTGTACCAGACTCAAGTATTTCTGCAGCAATCGGTTTTGCTGAGGAAAGTGGTATTCCGTATGAGTTAGGTTTAATTAAAAATCGTTATGTCGGCCGAACGTTTATTCAACCCACTCAGGAATTACGTGAGCGCGGAGTAAAAATGAAACTTTCTCCAGTCGTTCAGGTTGTGAAAGGGAAACGAGTTGTGATGGTAGACGATTCTATCGTACGAGGTACAACTTCCCGTCGTATCGTCAAAATGCTGAAGGATGCAGGTGCAGCAGAGGTACATGTCGTGATTTCTTCACCACCGATGACAGATCCTTGTTATTATGGCATCGATACGTCGACACATGAAGAATTAATTGCATCTAGTCATAATGTAGATGAAATCCGTGAAGCAATCGGAGCAGATACACTAACATTCCTTTCTGTTGAGGGGATGGTTGAAACGATTGCACGACCATATGAAGATGAAAATCGTGGACTATGCCTAGCTTGCTTTACAGGCAAATATCCTACAGAAATTTTCCCAGATACGATCTTACCACATGAAAAAGAACTATTACGTTAA
- the purL gene encoding phosphoribosylformylglycinamidine synthase subunit PurL — protein sequence MSTTKFEPTVQQIKDEKLYAGMGMSDEEFAMVEGILGRLPNWTETGLFSVMWSEHCSYKNSKPVLRKFPTKGPQVLQGPGEGAGIVDIGDEQAVVFKMESHNHPSAIEPYQGAATGVGGIIRDVFSMGARPIAMLNSLRFGELKSARGKYLFEEVVAGIAGYGNCIGIPTVGGEIQFDPCYEGNPLVNAMCVGLIDHKDIQRGIAAGVGNTVMYVGAKTGRDGIHGATFASEELTEESENQRPAVQVGDPFMEKLLLEACLEVVKSDALVGIQDMGAAGLTSSSAEMASKAGSGVEMNLDLVPQRETGMTAYEMMLSESQERMLLVVKKGREDEIKAIFDKYDLDAVAIGRVTDDKMLRLLHNGEVVAEVPADALAEDAPVYHKPSAEPAYYAEFQAIDNTEPVVTDYKETLNALLKAPTIASKEWVYDQYDYQVRTSTVVKPGSDAAVIRVRGTNKGLAMTTDCNSRYIYLDPEVGGAIAVAEAARNIVATGGTPLAITDCLNFGNPEKPEIFWQIEKSADGISAACTALNAPVIGGNVSLYNERSGEAVYPTPTIGMVGLIEDLAHVTTQEVKAAGDVVFVIGETNTEFGGSELQKLLNNGVISGKAPAIDLEVEAARQQALLKAIKAGLVQSAHDVAEGGLAVAIAETTFGANGLGVDVTLTGSATTALFSESQSRFVVTVKEENAAAFVEIIKDAQKIGVVTNDALVKINGDKGVLVEGTVEEFRSNWKGAIPCLLNSEA from the coding sequence ATGTCAACAACTAAGTTTGAGCCAACAGTACAGCAAATTAAAGATGAAAAGCTATACGCTGGTATGGGGATGTCAGACGAAGAATTTGCAATGGTAGAGGGTATTTTAGGACGTCTACCTAATTGGACAGAGACAGGTCTTTTCTCAGTAATGTGGTCTGAGCACTGCTCTTATAAAAATTCAAAGCCAGTACTACGTAAATTCCCTACAAAAGGACCTCAAGTTTTACAGGGACCAGGTGAGGGTGCAGGGATTGTCGATATTGGTGACGAACAAGCAGTTGTATTTAAAATGGAATCACATAATCACCCTTCAGCAATTGAGCCTTATCAAGGTGCTGCAACTGGTGTGGGTGGTATTATTCGTGATGTTTTCTCAATGGGTGCACGTCCCATCGCAATGCTGAACTCCCTACGCTTTGGGGAGTTAAAATCAGCACGTGGTAAATATTTATTCGAAGAAGTCGTTGCTGGTATCGCAGGTTACGGTAACTGTATTGGAATACCTACTGTAGGTGGCGAGATTCAATTTGATCCTTGCTATGAAGGCAATCCACTTGTTAATGCAATGTGTGTCGGTTTAATTGACCATAAGGATATTCAACGTGGTATTGCAGCAGGTGTCGGTAATACAGTTATGTATGTTGGTGCGAAAACAGGTCGTGACGGAATTCATGGTGCGACATTTGCCTCAGAAGAATTAACTGAGGAATCAGAAAACCAACGTCCAGCAGTACAAGTAGGGGACCCATTTATGGAGAAACTTTTACTTGAAGCATGTTTAGAGGTTGTTAAATCTGACGCTTTAGTTGGTATTCAAGATATGGGTGCAGCTGGTCTTACATCTTCTTCAGCAGAAATGGCTTCAAAGGCTGGTTCTGGTGTAGAAATGAACTTAGACTTAGTACCGCAACGTGAGACAGGTATGACAGCATATGAAATGATGTTATCGGAGTCTCAAGAACGTATGCTACTTGTTGTGAAAAAAGGTCGCGAAGATGAAATTAAAGCGATTTTCGATAAATATGATTTAGATGCTGTAGCAATTGGTCGAGTAACAGATGATAAAATGCTTCGTCTATTACACAACGGTGAAGTTGTAGCTGAAGTACCTGCTGATGCACTTGCAGAAGATGCACCAGTTTATCATAAGCCATCTGCAGAGCCCGCTTACTATGCAGAATTCCAAGCGATTGATAATACAGAGCCTGTAGTGACAGATTACAAAGAGACATTAAATGCTTTATTAAAAGCACCTACAATTGCCTCTAAAGAATGGGTATACGATCAATATGATTATCAAGTACGTACATCCACAGTTGTTAAACCGGGGTCTGATGCTGCTGTTATTCGTGTACGTGGTACAAATAAAGGTTTAGCGATGACGACAGACTGTAACTCTCGCTATATATATTTAGATCCAGAGGTGGGCGGTGCTATCGCAGTAGCTGAAGCAGCTCGTAATATTGTTGCAACTGGTGGTACGCCACTTGCGATTACCGACTGCTTAAATTTTGGTAATCCAGAGAAGCCAGAAATCTTCTGGCAAATTGAAAAATCTGCTGATGGTATTTCTGCTGCTTGTACGGCATTGAATGCCCCAGTAATTGGTGGTAATGTATCTCTTTATAATGAACGTTCAGGTGAAGCAGTCTATCCAACACCAACAATTGGTATGGTTGGATTGATTGAAGACTTAGCTCATGTCACAACACAAGAAGTAAAAGCTGCTGGGGATGTGGTATTTGTAATTGGTGAGACAAATACTGAGTTTGGTGGATCAGAGCTTCAAAAGTTATTAAACAATGGAGTTATCTCTGGTAAAGCACCAGCTATCGATTTAGAGGTTGAGGCTGCACGTCAGCAAGCATTACTGAAGGCTATTAAAGCTGGACTTGTCCAATCTGCTCATGACGTAGCAGAGGGTGGTCTTGCTGTTGCTATTGCTGAAACAACATTTGGTGCAAATGGGCTAGGTGTTGACGTAACATTGACGGGTTCTGCTACAACGGCATTATTCAGTGAAAGTCAATCTCGTTTTGTTGTCACAGTGAAAGAAGAAAATGCAGCCGCATTTGTAGAAATCATCAAAGACGCACAAAAAATTGGTGTCGTAACAAACGATGCACTTGTTAAAATCAACGGGGACAAAGGTGTGCTTGTAGAAGGTACAGTGGAGGAATTCCGTTCTAATTGGAAAGGAGCAATCCCATGCTTGCTGAACTCAGAGGCTTAA